The DNA sequence TCAATAACCTTGCCATGTTATTCTGATTGTGATCCAGCACTGCAGGGTTATCTTCATCTTCAGATATCAAATCAACAAGCACCATTCTACTATCTGGTGGCTCCTCAACTGTGACACGCCCTTCAAGCATATCAGCAACTTGTGCCATACTAGGCCTCATTCGTGGCCTCTCTTGTATGCACCACAATGCAACATTCACCAACCTAACCACCTCACTCTCCTCAACACCACCACCCCCCTCCACCAGTAATCTCTCATCCACAATCTCCATCAACTTCCCTTCCCTCACTTTCTCATTCACAATCTTTGGAAAAAACTGCAACTTCTTCTTACTCTTGTCCTTTGGATCTTCCACCTTACAAACATTCCTTCTCCCTCCAATCATCTCCAACAAAACCATCCCATAGCTATAGATATCAGTCTTCTCCGAAACCCCTCTTTCCAAGAGCCACTCAGGCGCTAAATACCCTCTTGTTCCTCTCAATGTTGTCATAACTTGACTAACATCCTTTCCAACCAGCTTCGAAAGCCCGAAATCCGCCACAACTGCTCTGTAACCCTCATCTAAGAGTATATTCTCTGGCTTCACATCAAGGTGAAGAATCCTTGCCCTGCAATCATGGTGGAGGTAGCTAAGTCCTTTCGCCACATCGATTGCCACTTTGTACCTTAAGCTCCAAGGCAAACACCCTCCAACTCTTCTTCTACTATTGTCACTTTCCTTTTTCGGAAAAATCCAAGAATCTAACGAACCGTTTGATATGTACTCGTAAACAAGGTACCTTGGTGAAGAAGGAGCATTGCAGTAACCATATAAACGCACGAGGTTGACGTGTTGAACGCTAGCAATGGCTGCAACCTCTGATCTGAACTCTCTTTCGCCTCTTTCGGCTCCGTCGTCGATTCGCTTCACGGCAACGGAAGTTCCGTCGCTGAGGATCCCTTTGAAGACCGTTGCGGAGGAGCCTTTTCCAAGAAGTGCTTGAAAACCGTCGGTTGCTTCCTCGAGCTCCGTGTAACGGAATTTAGTTGGGACGCCCGCCACTTTGCGCAAGAAGCTGTACTCTATTCGGAGCTCTCTCCCTTCTGACTTGAACCGTGACTCTAACTGCTTCCTCCGTTTGTTGTAACGGTTTCTGATTAGGACGAAGGAGAAGATGGCCACGATCACGGCCACGTCAGCACCGCATATGAGGAAGAAGGCCTTTGAGAGCTTCAACGCGATGCGAGCAACCATGATCACTATGATCAGTGTTACCACTGATACGATGGCTATTGTGTTGACTTTTTTGTCCTCCATTAACAACGCTTCAttgctttcctttttcttttcgttTCAAAGCTTGAAGAGCAAACGAGAGAAACGGTCCTCGTAT is a window from the Arachis hypogaea cultivar Tifrunner chromosome 1, arahy.Tifrunner.gnm2.J5K5, whole genome shotgun sequence genome containing:
- the LOC112707979 gene encoding probable receptor-like protein kinase At5g20050 — translated: MEDKKVNTIAIVSVVTLIIVIMVARIALKLSKAFFLICGADVAVIVAIFSFVLIRNRYNKRRKQLESRFKSEGRELRIEYSFLRKVAGVPTKFRYTELEEATDGFQALLGKGSSATVFKGILSDGTSVAVKRIDDGAERGEREFRSEVAAIASVQHVNLVRLYGYCNAPSSPRYLVYEYISNGSLDSWIFPKKESDNSRRRVGGCLPWSLRYKVAIDVAKGLSYLHHDCRARILHLDVKPENILLDEGYRAVVADFGLSKLVGKDVSQVMTTLRGTRGYLAPEWLLERGVSEKTDIYSYGMVLLEMIGGRRNVCKVEDPKDKSKKKLQFFPKIVNEKVREGKLMEIVDERLLVEGGGGVEESEVVRLVNVALWCIQERPRMRPSMAQVADMLEGRVTVEEPPDSRMVLVDLISEDEDNPAVLDHNQNNMARLLTSMSSHEDCSSTYSMGTTTILSGR